The proteins below are encoded in one region of Streptomyces ficellus:
- a CDS encoding MFS transporter translates to MAVVLDPSSSAEDTPARHWLDRIGIPRPLAWGFLGVLVFMIGDGVESGYLSPYLLDEGLSGPRVALLFSVYGVTASVAAWFSGALSDLWGPRRVMMLGLGVWGVFQVVFLVFAVPTADFPLLLVSYGLRGFGYPLFAYGFLVWVTAVTPRRRLGSAVGWFWFAFTGGLPTLGSLVASVAVPRIGAYETLWLSLGLVVTGGLIALLLVREPTGRSRLAPAGERPVATLLGSLSIIWRNPRIGAGAVVRAINTAPQFGFLVFLPVFFTDTLGFTLSEWLQLLSAMFATNIFFNLIFGVVGDRIGWQRTVAWFGGVGCAVTTLLLYYGTVSAGDDYALAMVLVSLFGATLAGYVPLSALMPSLDPAHKGRAMSALNLGAGASTFLGPALVGLFLGPLGVPGVMWIFAVLYLASAVLTLFLRLPEPVAAAGAGYPSGPGPASRARNDSPEA, encoded by the coding sequence GTGGCCGTCGTACTCGACCCTTCGTCCTCCGCCGAAGACACCCCCGCGAGACATTGGCTGGACCGGATCGGTATTCCCCGGCCGCTCGCCTGGGGATTCCTGGGCGTACTCGTCTTCATGATCGGAGACGGCGTCGAATCGGGTTATCTGTCGCCCTATCTACTGGACGAGGGCCTGTCCGGGCCGCGGGTGGCACTGCTGTTCAGCGTCTACGGCGTCACCGCGAGCGTCGCCGCCTGGTTCTCCGGCGCCCTGTCGGACCTGTGGGGCCCGCGCCGGGTCATGATGCTCGGCCTGGGCGTCTGGGGTGTGTTCCAGGTCGTCTTCCTCGTCTTCGCCGTACCGACAGCCGACTTCCCGCTGCTGCTGGTCAGCTACGGGCTGCGCGGGTTCGGCTATCCGCTGTTCGCGTACGGCTTCCTCGTCTGGGTGACGGCGGTGACGCCCCGGCGGCGGCTGGGGTCCGCGGTGGGCTGGTTCTGGTTCGCCTTCACCGGCGGTCTGCCCACGCTGGGGTCGCTGGTCGCCAGTGTCGCGGTGCCGCGGATCGGCGCGTACGAGACGCTGTGGCTGTCGCTGGGGCTGGTCGTGACGGGCGGTCTGATCGCCCTGCTGCTGGTGCGGGAACCCACCGGCCGCAGCCGGCTCGCCCCGGCCGGGGAGCGGCCGGTCGCCACCCTGCTCGGCTCGCTGTCGATCATCTGGCGCAACCCGCGGATCGGCGCGGGAGCGGTGGTGCGGGCCATCAACACGGCGCCGCAGTTCGGCTTCCTGGTGTTCCTGCCGGTGTTCTTCACCGACACGCTCGGCTTCACGCTCAGCGAGTGGCTTCAGCTGCTGTCCGCGATGTTCGCCACGAACATCTTCTTCAACCTGATCTTCGGTGTCGTCGGCGACCGCATCGGCTGGCAGCGCACGGTCGCCTGGTTCGGAGGCGTCGGCTGCGCGGTGACCACGCTGCTGCTGTACTACGGGACGGTGTCGGCGGGCGACGACTACGCCCTGGCCATGGTGCTGGTGAGCCTGTTCGGCGCGACGCTCGCCGGCTACGTACCGCTGTCGGCGCTGATGCCGTCGCTGGACCCGGCCCACAAGGGGCGGGCGATGTCGGCGCTGAACCTGGGCGCCGGTGCCAGCACCTTCCTCGGCCCGGCGCTGGTCGGCCTCTTCCTCGGGCCGCTCGGTGTCCCGGGCGTGATGTGGATCTTCGCGGTCCTGTACCTCGCGAGCGCCGTCCTGACCCTGTTCCTGCGGCTGCCGGAGCCGGTAGCCGCGGCGGGCGCGGGGTACCCGTCCGGCCCCGGCCCGGCATCGCGGGCGCGGAACGATTCGCCGGAGGCGTAG
- a CDS encoding DeoR/GlpR family DNA-binding transcription regulator → MTRMDTQEERRRSLRELVTAKGFVRTGELAEEFGVSVMTVHRDLDALQAQGWLRKVRGGASCLPSTQFHGSVHERMTTMAQAKQRLARAAAELLAPGQIVMLDDSTTCLSLARQMADHTPLTVITNSLPAVTALSREAGVSLIALGGTYFPAYDAFMGLHTAQSVESFRADVLFMSTTAVTGDRCYHMSPETVQVKRAMMASAARRVLLIDHTKFANQGLYALAPLTDFDLVLVDDAAPAAQVRRLRDIGVDVRTVGTSR, encoded by the coding sequence ATGACCCGGATGGACACCCAGGAGGAGCGGCGGCGCAGCCTGCGCGAGCTGGTGACCGCGAAGGGGTTCGTGCGGACCGGCGAGCTGGCCGAGGAGTTCGGTGTGAGTGTGATGACCGTCCACCGCGACCTGGACGCCCTCCAGGCGCAGGGCTGGCTGCGGAAGGTGAGGGGCGGGGCGAGCTGTCTGCCGTCGACGCAGTTCCACGGCAGCGTCCATGAGCGCATGACGACGATGGCGCAGGCCAAGCAGCGGCTGGCGCGGGCCGCCGCCGAGCTGCTGGCGCCCGGGCAGATCGTGATGCTGGACGACTCGACGACGTGCCTGAGCCTGGCCCGGCAGATGGCCGACCACACCCCGCTCACGGTGATCACCAACTCGCTGCCGGCCGTCACCGCGCTGTCCCGGGAGGCCGGCGTCTCGCTGATCGCGCTGGGCGGTACGTACTTCCCGGCCTACGACGCCTTCATGGGGCTGCACACCGCGCAGAGTGTGGAGTCCTTCCGGGCGGACGTGCTGTTCATGTCGACGACCGCGGTGACCGGGGACCGCTGCTACCACATGTCGCCGGAGACGGTGCAGGTCAAGCGGGCGATGATGGCGTCCGCCGCGCGCCGGGTGCTGCTCATCGACCACACCAAGTTCGCCAACCAGGGGCTGTACGCGCTGGCGCCGCTGACCGACTTCGACCTGGTGCTGGTCGACGACGCGGCCCCGGCGGCGCAGGTGCGGCGGCTGCGGGACATAGGTGTGGACGTGCGGACGGTCGGCACCTCGCGCTGA
- a CDS encoding FGGY-family carbohydrate kinase produces the protein MSVLTIDVGTSVIKSVVFDDQGNEIALSRIGTEVLRPRPGWAEQDMDAVWNAVVFTVRSALSGLGPGHDPVWLVSFTAQGDGCWLVDAQGRPTGPAILWSDGRAGDLLDRWAADGLLEEAYRRNGSLTCGGMPNAVIGWLAAHDPGRLERSRTALTAAGWLFLKLTGVSAVDESDASAPFLDHTTGTYDPALIDLFGFGPHARLLPRVLGEHERIAEITHPTAGELGLPPGLPVVMAPYDIAATARGAGVVEPGQACAILGTTLCTEIVTRQVDTDGEPCGINIAYGGRDRILRAFPTLSGTEVLDWAARLLAVEGPAALGELAFATEPGPGGPAFLPYLAPAGERAPFLDTRARGTFWGLSLDHTPAHLARAVFEGLSLVVRDCLRASGTDVHELRLCGGGSASDSWCRLIADVTGVPTARSADTELGAKGAFLTGLVLSGAERSMPEAAATYVHMRSGWEPDPGRRAHYDGLYESFLTWRAAARSLGWSPAPADITEAPHA, from the coding sequence ATGTCGGTTCTCACCATCGACGTCGGTACGTCCGTCATCAAATCGGTCGTCTTCGACGACCAGGGAAACGAAATAGCGCTGTCCCGCATCGGCACCGAAGTCCTGCGCCCCCGGCCCGGCTGGGCGGAACAGGACATGGACGCCGTGTGGAACGCGGTGGTCTTCACCGTGCGCAGCGCCCTGTCCGGGCTCGGCCCCGGCCACGACCCGGTCTGGCTGGTCAGCTTCACCGCACAGGGCGACGGCTGCTGGCTGGTCGACGCGCAGGGACGCCCCACCGGGCCCGCCATCCTCTGGTCCGACGGCCGCGCGGGCGACCTGCTCGACCGGTGGGCCGCCGACGGGCTCCTGGAGGAGGCCTACCGCCGCAACGGCTCCCTCACCTGCGGGGGCATGCCCAACGCGGTGATCGGCTGGCTCGCCGCCCACGACCCCGGACGCCTGGAACGGTCCCGTACGGCGCTGACGGCGGCCGGCTGGCTGTTCCTGAAGCTCACCGGGGTGAGCGCCGTCGACGAGTCCGACGCGTCCGCCCCGTTCCTCGACCACACCACCGGCACCTACGACCCCGCCCTCATCGACCTGTTCGGCTTCGGGCCGCACGCCCGCCTCCTGCCGCGCGTGCTCGGCGAGCACGAGCGCATCGCCGAGATCACCCACCCCACCGCGGGCGAACTGGGCCTGCCGCCCGGCCTGCCCGTCGTCATGGCCCCCTACGACATCGCCGCCACCGCCCGGGGCGCCGGTGTCGTCGAACCCGGCCAGGCGTGCGCCATCCTCGGCACCACCCTGTGCACCGAGATCGTCACCCGCCAAGTGGACACCGACGGCGAGCCGTGCGGCATCAACATCGCCTACGGCGGCCGGGACCGCATCCTGCGCGCCTTCCCCACCCTGTCCGGCACCGAGGTCCTCGACTGGGCGGCCCGCCTCCTCGCCGTCGAGGGGCCCGCCGCCCTCGGCGAGCTGGCCTTCGCCACCGAACCCGGGCCGGGCGGACCGGCGTTCCTGCCGTACCTCGCACCCGCCGGGGAACGCGCCCCGTTCCTCGACACCCGCGCCCGCGGCACCTTCTGGGGCCTGTCCCTCGACCACACCCCCGCCCACCTCGCCCGCGCCGTCTTCGAGGGCCTGTCCCTCGTCGTCCGCGACTGCCTCCGCGCGTCCGGCACCGACGTCCACGAACTGCGCCTGTGCGGAGGCGGCTCCGCCAGCGACTCCTGGTGCCGCCTCATCGCCGACGTCACCGGCGTCCCCACCGCCCGCAGCGCCGACACCGAACTGGGCGCCAAGGGCGCGTTCCTGACCGGTCTCGTCCTCAGCGGCGCCGAACGCAGCATGCCCGAGGCCGCCGCCACGTACGTCCACATGCGCTCCGGCTGGGAACCGGACCCCGGGCGCCGCGCCCACTACGACGGACTGTACGAATCGTTCCTGACCTGGCGCGCCGCCGCCCGATCCCTGGGCTGGTCGCCCGCCCCCGCCGACATCACGGAAGCACCGCATGCCTGA
- a CDS encoding FGGY-family carbohydrate kinase, translated as MPDALTGDAVHLGLDLGTQSARAVAVDGTGRLLAAASRPLTGRRDGVRHEQDPEQWWSALAAACREALAGIAPERIRGLAVDATSGTVLLADRRGRPLTPGLMYDDGRARAYTARVNRAGEDVWTALGYRAMQPTWALPKLLWLLDNTDFPDARLLHQADLITWRLAGRQVATDASHALKTGYHLVDERWPDGELARLGVPAGLLPDVVRPGTVLGTVCAGARDETGIPAGTPIVAGMTDGCAAQIGASALAPGAWNSVLGTTLVFKGVSPRLVRDPGGVVYCHRGPGGTWLPGGASSSGAGAVARRFPGADLDALTEAAAATGSTAVAYPLAGTAGERFPFRAPDATPFVLGEPHGDAEEFHALLLGVACVERLCFDYLDHIGAPVDGPLTLTGGGARNAYWCRLRADVLGRTVTLPEHAESATGMAVLAATASGATLREAAAAMVRTREELPPDPSRTARLTPVYLGFVDELTRRGLLDGAVAAHARRKAQQ; from the coding sequence ATGCCTGACGCCCTGACCGGCGACGCCGTCCACCTCGGCCTCGACCTCGGCACCCAGAGCGCACGGGCGGTCGCCGTCGACGGCACCGGCCGGCTGCTCGCCGCCGCGTCCCGCCCGCTCACCGGCCGGCGCGACGGCGTACGCCACGAACAGGACCCCGAGCAGTGGTGGTCCGCCCTCGCCGCGGCCTGCCGGGAAGCCCTCGCCGGCATCGCGCCCGAGCGGATCCGCGGCCTGGCCGTCGACGCCACCTCCGGCACCGTCCTCCTCGCCGACCGGCGCGGCAGACCCCTGACACCCGGCCTCATGTACGACGACGGGCGGGCCCGCGCCTACACCGCCCGCGTCAACAGGGCGGGCGAGGACGTCTGGACCGCGCTCGGCTACCGCGCCATGCAGCCGACCTGGGCGCTACCCAAACTCCTGTGGCTGCTGGACAACACCGACTTCCCCGACGCCCGGCTGCTGCACCAGGCCGACCTGATCACCTGGCGGCTGGCCGGCCGCCAGGTGGCGACCGACGCCAGCCACGCCCTGAAGACCGGCTACCACCTGGTCGACGAGCGCTGGCCGGACGGGGAACTGGCCCGGCTCGGCGTCCCGGCCGGCCTGCTGCCGGACGTCGTCCGCCCCGGCACCGTCCTCGGCACGGTGTGCGCCGGCGCGCGGGACGAGACCGGGATCCCCGCCGGCACACCGATCGTCGCCGGCATGACCGACGGCTGCGCCGCGCAGATCGGCGCCAGCGCTCTCGCCCCCGGCGCGTGGAACTCCGTCCTCGGCACCACCCTCGTCTTCAAGGGCGTCAGCCCCCGCCTCGTCCGCGACCCCGGGGGAGTGGTCTACTGCCACCGCGGCCCGGGCGGCACCTGGCTGCCCGGCGGCGCCTCCAGCAGCGGGGCGGGAGCCGTCGCCCGGCGGTTCCCCGGCGCCGACCTGGACGCCCTGACCGAGGCGGCCGCCGCCACCGGATCCACCGCCGTCGCCTACCCCCTGGCCGGCACCGCCGGTGAACGGTTCCCCTTCCGCGCCCCCGACGCCACCCCCTTCGTCCTCGGCGAACCGCACGGCGACGCGGAGGAGTTCCACGCCCTGCTGCTCGGTGTGGCCTGTGTCGAACGCCTCTGCTTCGACTACCTCGACCACATCGGCGCACCCGTCGACGGACCGCTCACCCTCACCGGCGGCGGCGCCCGCAACGCCTACTGGTGCCGGCTGCGCGCCGACGTCCTCGGCCGCACCGTCACCCTGCCCGAACACGCCGAGAGCGCCACCGGGATGGCGGTGCTCGCCGCGACCGCGTCCGGCGCCACCCTGCGGGAGGCGGCGGCCGCCATGGTGCGGACCCGCGAGGAACTGCCCCCCGACCCCTCCCGCACCGCCCGGCTGACCCCCGTGTACCTCGGCTTCGTCGACGAACTGACCCGACGCGGCCTGCTGGACGGGGCCGTGGCGGCGCACGCCCGCAGAAAGGCCCAGCAGTGA
- a CDS encoding histidine phosphatase family protein, with product MTDFILVRHGETAWHAENRYAGRTDVPLTERGHQQAAALGAWAAGQRLDAVLCSPLSRARLTAGPAATALGLVPRVDERLYEVDFGRGDGLTRGEMAEEFPDALAAFLTDPVAHHLPGGEDPVAAADRAVACLEETARELPEGRVLVVAHSTLVRLVLCRLLGIPLARYRQVFPALENGALTELRLPAGGPASLLRLNAPAAHPTH from the coding sequence GTGACCGACTTCATCCTCGTACGCCACGGCGAGACCGCGTGGCACGCCGAGAACCGCTACGCGGGCCGCACCGACGTGCCGCTCACCGAACGCGGCCACCAACAGGCCGCCGCGCTCGGCGCGTGGGCCGCCGGACAGCGGCTGGACGCCGTCCTCTGCTCGCCCCTGTCCCGCGCCCGCCTCACCGCCGGACCCGCCGCCACCGCGCTCGGTCTCGTCCCGCGCGTCGACGAGCGGCTGTACGAGGTCGACTTCGGGCGCGGCGACGGGCTCACCCGCGGCGAGATGGCCGAGGAGTTCCCCGACGCGCTCGCCGCCTTCCTGACCGACCCGGTGGCCCACCACCTGCCCGGCGGCGAGGACCCGGTGGCCGCGGCCGACCGGGCCGTCGCCTGCCTGGAGGAGACCGCCCGGGAACTCCCCGAGGGCCGCGTCCTCGTCGTCGCCCACTCCACCCTCGTACGCCTCGTGCTGTGCCGGCTGCTCGGCATCCCCCTCGCCCGTTACCGCCAGGTCTTCCCCGCCCTGGAGAACGGCGCCCTGACCGAACTGCGGCTGCCAGCCGGCGGACCGGCGTCCCTGCTGCGGCTCAACGCACCCGCCGCCCACCCCACCCACTGA
- a CDS encoding 2-hydroxyacid dehydrogenase has protein sequence MTTTVLAAGDHFVLPRLLQEELRAAAPSAAGLDVTEIQLPWPHTPFGKVAEVDEASGTEDELIDALRGARICLTQLAPLTERILRACPDLELFCVSRGGPVNTNLEAATRHGVAVCYAPGRNAVATAEHTLALILAAARGIGEVHTDLKHATWRGDYYDYDNCGIEIDGSVVGLVGYGAIGSRVARVLSAMGATVLVHDPYVAPEAVHGIARLVPLDELLGRSRIVSLHARVTDETTGVIGAPQIAAMPPGSVLVNCARGALVDYDAVCDALDSGHLAGAGFDVFPAEPVPAGARLLSTPGVVLTPHIAGASREVAHKAARIVAAEAARFLRGEPLAHCANPEVLGR, from the coding sequence GTGACCACCACCGTCCTCGCCGCCGGCGACCACTTCGTCCTGCCGCGCCTCCTCCAGGAGGAACTGCGGGCCGCCGCGCCCTCCGCGGCCGGCCTCGACGTGACGGAAATCCAACTGCCCTGGCCGCACACCCCGTTCGGGAAGGTCGCCGAGGTCGACGAGGCGTCCGGCACCGAGGACGAGCTGATCGACGCCCTGCGCGGCGCACGGATCTGCCTCACCCAGCTGGCGCCCCTGACCGAGCGCATCCTCAGGGCCTGCCCCGACCTGGAGCTGTTCTGCGTCAGCCGGGGCGGCCCGGTCAACACCAACCTGGAGGCCGCCACCCGGCACGGTGTCGCCGTCTGCTACGCCCCCGGCCGCAACGCCGTCGCCACCGCCGAACACACCCTCGCCCTGATCCTCGCCGCCGCCCGGGGGATCGGCGAGGTCCACACCGACCTCAAGCACGCCACCTGGCGCGGCGACTACTACGACTACGACAACTGCGGCATCGAGATCGACGGTTCGGTGGTCGGCCTGGTCGGCTACGGCGCGATCGGCTCACGCGTGGCACGCGTCCTGTCCGCCATGGGCGCCACGGTCCTGGTCCACGACCCGTACGTGGCACCCGAGGCGGTGCACGGCATCGCCCGGCTCGTCCCGCTGGACGAGCTGCTGGGCCGCTCCCGGATCGTCTCCCTGCACGCGCGCGTGACGGACGAGACCACGGGCGTGATCGGAGCCCCGCAGATCGCCGCGATGCCGCCCGGTTCGGTGCTCGTCAACTGCGCCCGCGGCGCCCTCGTCGACTACGACGCCGTGTGCGACGCGCTCGACTCGGGCCACCTCGCGGGCGCCGGCTTCGACGTGTTCCCCGCCGAACCGGTGCCGGCCGGGGCACGGCTGCTGTCCACCCCGGGGGTCGTCCTCACCCCGCACATCGCGGGCGCCAGCCGGGAGGTCGCCCACAAGGCGGCCCGCATCGTCGCGGCCGAGGCGGCCCGCTTCCTGCGCGGCGAACCGCTCGCCCACTGCGCCAACCCGGAGGTGCTGGGGCGCTAA
- a CDS encoding SDR family NAD(P)-dependent oxidoreductase, with amino-acid sequence MDAVKPLAVVTGASSGIGLALARQFARHGFDLVVCAEDGAVATAADELRGRDVDVVAVRADLATYDGTEQLYAAVRATGRPVAAAALNAGVGAGGAFTHVALADHARIIDLNVTSTVHLAHRLLRDMVAEGSGRLLITSSVAAMAPGSFQSVYNASKSFLQSFAQALAQELRGTGVTVTSLLPGVTDTAFFRRAGLDRTRLGRMRKDDPAKVAEDAFTALMRGRNRVVAGSVATKVLGAVTKVAPDRLKAAGQRFLSEPRSRG; translated from the coding sequence ATGGACGCGGTGAAGCCCCTCGCGGTGGTGACCGGTGCCTCCAGCGGCATCGGACTCGCCCTGGCCCGGCAGTTCGCCCGGCACGGGTTCGACCTCGTGGTGTGCGCCGAGGACGGTGCGGTGGCGACCGCCGCCGACGAGCTGCGCGGCCGGGACGTGGACGTCGTCGCGGTACGGGCCGACCTGGCGACCTACGACGGCACCGAGCAGCTGTACGCGGCCGTGCGCGCCACCGGCCGCCCGGTCGCGGCGGCCGCGCTCAACGCCGGCGTCGGTGCGGGTGGGGCGTTCACCCACGTGGCCCTCGCCGACCACGCCCGGATCATCGACCTCAACGTCACGTCGACGGTTCACCTCGCGCACCGGCTGCTGCGGGACATGGTCGCGGAGGGTTCCGGCCGGCTCCTGATCACCTCCTCGGTGGCCGCGATGGCGCCGGGCTCCTTCCAGTCGGTGTACAACGCCTCCAAGTCGTTCCTCCAGTCCTTCGCCCAGGCGCTCGCGCAGGAACTGCGGGGCACCGGGGTGACGGTGACGTCCCTGCTGCCGGGTGTTACGGACACGGCGTTCTTCCGCCGCGCCGGACTGGACAGGACCCGCCTGGGGCGGATGCGCAAGGACGACCCGGCGAAGGTCGCCGAGGACGCGTTCACGGCCCTGATGCGCGGCCGGAACCGGGTGGTCGCCGGGTCGGTGGCCACCAAGGTGCTGGGCGCCGTCACCAAGGTGGCCCCCGACCGCCTCAAGGCCGCCGGGCAGCGTTTCCTCTCCGAGCCGCGCTCCAGGGGTTAG
- a CDS encoding MFS transporter: protein MSEPELGRASNGTITTKVPARLDRLPWSRWHWMIVIGLGTVWILDGLEVTIVGSMAGRLSEEGSGLDISSAQVTGIAAALYVAGACSGALFFGWLTDRYGRKKLFLITLAVYLAATALTALSFSSWWFFVFRFLTGFGIGGEYAAINSAIDELIPSKYRGRVDLIINGSFWLGAMGGALLSVVLLDTDILPKDIGWRVSFALGVVLGLVILLVRRHVPESPRWMFIHGREEGAEELVADVERQVEAEKGRPLPEPAGSITIKQRHSVGFVQIARTLFRAYPRRAVLGLALFIGQAFLYNAITFGFGAILVTFFDVGTGSTGYYFAVIAFGNFTGPLLLGRLFDTWGRRPMIAGTYILSGLLLFVTAWMFSNGWLTATTMTVSWCVVLFFASAGASSAYLTVSEIFPMETRAMAIAFFYAVGTAAGGISGPLIFAKLTESGVVGDTVLAFCIGASLMVLAGLVALFFAVAAERRSLEDIATPLSAQAAAEGAGSR, encoded by the coding sequence ATGAGCGAGCCGGAGCTCGGGCGAGCGTCGAACGGGACCATCACCACCAAGGTCCCCGCGCGGCTGGACAGACTGCCGTGGTCGCGCTGGCACTGGATGATCGTCATCGGCCTGGGCACCGTCTGGATCCTGGACGGCCTCGAGGTCACCATCGTCGGCAGCATGGCCGGCCGGCTGTCCGAGGAGGGCAGCGGGCTCGACATCAGCAGCGCCCAGGTCACCGGCATCGCCGCCGCGCTCTACGTCGCCGGCGCGTGCTCCGGGGCACTGTTCTTCGGCTGGCTCACCGACCGCTACGGCCGCAAGAAGCTCTTCCTGATCACCCTGGCGGTGTACCTCGCGGCGACGGCGCTGACGGCGCTGTCCTTCTCGTCCTGGTGGTTCTTCGTCTTCCGCTTCCTGACCGGCTTCGGCATCGGGGGCGAGTACGCGGCCATCAACTCCGCCATCGACGAGCTGATCCCCAGCAAGTACCGCGGCCGGGTCGACCTCATCATCAACGGCAGCTTCTGGCTGGGCGCCATGGGCGGAGCCCTGCTGTCCGTGGTCCTCCTCGACACCGACATCCTGCCCAAGGACATCGGCTGGCGGGTGTCCTTCGCCCTCGGCGTGGTCCTCGGCCTGGTCATCCTGCTGGTGCGGCGCCACGTCCCGGAGAGTCCCCGGTGGATGTTCATCCACGGCCGCGAGGAGGGCGCCGAGGAACTGGTCGCGGACGTCGAGCGGCAGGTGGAGGCCGAGAAGGGCCGCCCGTTGCCCGAGCCCGCCGGGTCGATCACCATCAAGCAGCGGCACAGCGTCGGCTTCGTCCAGATCGCCCGTACGCTCTTCCGCGCCTACCCGCGGCGGGCGGTGCTGGGCCTGGCCCTCTTCATCGGACAGGCCTTCCTGTACAACGCCATCACCTTCGGGTTCGGGGCGATCCTGGTGACGTTCTTCGACGTCGGCACCGGCTCGACCGGCTACTACTTCGCGGTCATCGCGTTCGGCAACTTCACCGGGCCGCTGCTGCTCGGCCGGCTGTTCGACACCTGGGGCCGCCGGCCGATGATCGCCGGTACGTACATCCTGTCCGGCCTGCTGCTCTTCGTCACGGCGTGGATGTTCTCCAACGGCTGGCTCACCGCGACCACGATGACCGTCAGCTGGTGCGTGGTCCTGTTCTTCGCCTCCGCCGGCGCCAGCTCCGCCTACCTCACGGTGAGCGAGATCTTCCCGATGGAGACCCGCGCGATGGCCATCGCGTTCTTCTACGCCGTCGGCACGGCCGCGGGCGGCATCTCGGGCCCGCTGATCTTCGCCAAGCTCACCGAGAGCGGTGTGGTCGGGGACACGGTGCTCGCCTTCTGCATCGGCGCCTCCCTGATGGTGCTGGCCGGCCTGGTGGCGCTGTTCTTCGCGGTCGCCGCCGAGCGCAGGTCGCTGGAGGACATCGCGACCCCGCTGTCCGCCCAGGCGGCGGCGGAGGGTGCCGGAAGCCGATGA
- a CDS encoding SRPBCC family protein, whose translation MTEYERSRTMPALPEHVFDQAADVGRLDTWLPEALHVHPGDLPAVTVHEDRTDEDTSALLRARKDQMRIEWGTSKQGSYAGWLQVAGIGSGASEVTVHLSFFDESHDPGGGPVNDALDRSLQRLEDQVRTRVDNAAG comes from the coding sequence ATGACCGAGTACGAGCGATCCCGCACCATGCCGGCACTGCCGGAGCACGTCTTCGACCAGGCGGCCGACGTCGGCCGGCTCGACACCTGGCTGCCCGAGGCCCTGCACGTCCACCCCGGGGACCTGCCCGCCGTCACCGTCCACGAGGACCGCACCGACGAGGACACCTCCGCGCTGCTGCGGGCCCGCAAGGACCAGATGCGCATCGAGTGGGGCACCAGCAAGCAGGGCAGTTACGCCGGATGGCTCCAGGTCGCCGGAATCGGCAGCGGCGCCAGCGAGGTGACCGTGCACCTCTCGTTCTTCGACGAGAGCCACGACCCGGGCGGCGGGCCCGTCAACGACGCCCTCGACCGGAGCCTGCAACGCCTGGAGGACCAGGTCCGCACGCGCGTCGACAACGCCGCGGGCTGA